Sequence from the Nilaparvata lugens isolate BPH chromosome 10, ASM1435652v1, whole genome shotgun sequence genome:
gttttcccagggatgagacctagtgcaatcgaagttttatattataaacctactatgttctgaatttcgtgagaatcgttagagccgttttcgagatccagtgaaatacaaacatctaaacatccaatcatataaacatctaaacattcaaacatctcaacatctaaacatataaacagaaatttctcgtttaatagtataggattatgtTATAGGGCTCTTTGATTAGATGAATAATAGTTTCTAATGTAGTTTGCTATCATCATCATGACTTGATATTTCATTTCTAGAGATAGTGAGCGACTTTAGTACTTGGGGAAATGGATGGCAGATGGAAGAATAATTCGTACCAGATCACTATTTGGAAGGCTTCTTCAGAATTTTTACATGGAAGTCTCATAAAGAAATGACATACGAAGTGAGAGGACAGAAACAATACAACACGAGTCAAAAACAAGATAAGAACAATGAACAGAAGAGAAACCAGACGATTCCTCCAATATTAATCTGGAGTCTGATATTAAGAGGatttaaaaatatcttccacCTCTTgtaaaaacttaaaaatgtCTGATAATCAGCATTACAATAATCAATACTCATCAGCATCCAGGCAGATAGTTATCAAGTTtttctaatttcaaaataattatttatgtactACAATTGAATCTGACAATAATTGTACAAACCAGTACAATCAGTGAGTTTATCATGTAATTTGTCATCACAATGGGAAGCTCCATAGTCCATAGTCTACACGCTAAAACTACGCTAGTTCTTGAATGAGTACAAATTTACCGGATATAGACCaatcataaattttcataaactgAACCGTTTTTTCAGATCCCATATCAACTGATCTGGTAATGGAACAAAACCAGAAAAATTATGCTTTTCCTCAGAAAATTTTCTCAAGTTTGAAGTGAAGATGATTTAAAAGTATTTGCCACCTGTTGTAGAAATCTCAAAACGTCTGATAATCATCATTACTAACAATAATCAGTACTCATCAGCATCCAGATAGATGAGGCAGATGGATATTGAACCTTcctaatttgaaaatgattatcTATGTACTAATTGAATCTGGCAATCGTACAAGCAGTACGATCAGTGAGTTTATCATAATTTGTCATCACACTAGGAAGCTGCATTATATTCCATGCACGAGATAACTAGGTACCCTAGTTCTTCAATGTGTACAAATTTACCGGATATAGATCaatcatgaattttcatgaGCTGAACAGTTTTTTCAGATCCCATATCAACTAATCTGGTAACATTTTCTATATTTTGCATGTTTTGTTCGAGCTCTTATGATTTGTTTTCACAATCTGAGATAGTGTTGCTTAGCCACTGAATGTTTGTTGGAATGCTTATTCCATTGTcatgttttctgttttttattttttgttatttgatAGGATTTTGTTGACCATCACGTTAGAAAATTATTTCCTTATCAGAAATGATATGAGTAGAAGCAAAATTGTCGGGATTTGACTTTTTAAACACCTATTGTTAGTTGGTGTAGAAGTTTCGAAGACATTCCAGTAATCATAGGCAATTACATTTCTGATCTCATTTCAAGAATGTGGATTTTTAATCTTCACTTTATACTAGCCTCCATTTGTGTCATAAAAGTTAGTTTCTGTTTCGATTTGCTGGGTATTGATACCGGGCAAAAGGTAagtatattaaaattataatttttgcaCTACTTGCTAGTGGAAGTGATCAGATGTATTAGTTGGAGCACAAAAAAGAGAGGCGTTGTTCATTACTTTGTGGTTAGAGTGACAGCAggcctatatttctccacttgAATCATTTCTTCCATTAAAACCAAAATAGTACTCTTGTAAAATATATATCATTACATCTTTGTACGATCCAAATAGTGATTGTAATTATACTTTTTATAGATATCAAATCGAAACTGTGCTTAAATgatgacgaataaaatatataaatctgTTCATAAGATCTTTCAGGTGGAAGTGCACATTTTGATTGTTCGATaacaaattagaaaaaatatactTTTGATAGATTAAAAATCTGTGCTGAACGAtgataaatgaaatttatttatttgtccaTGAGATCATTGAAGTGAACTTGCACATTTTGATTGTTCAAGGGTCCACTGGCATGGGATATCCAGTTCAAACGCATCGAGAATTGCAAAGAGCGTGGTCCAAAACTCATGGACTTCGACTTACGTTTGAAAAGAGTTTCAAGGACAAGAGTGGATATGGTGGGTAACATTACCTTCAAAGTCGATTATGGAGACAACATCAAGGTAGATAACTTACATCAATTTGTTTATTCCTATGCAAGATCATagctacaaaaaatattattgaatgaatgagtTTATCATAATTTGTCATCACACTAGGAAGCTCCATAGTCCATACACGATATAACTTCCCCAGTTCTTGATTCAGTACAAATTTACCGGATATAGATCAATCTTTTTTTTCATAAACTGAacagttttttcaaatttcatatcAACTAATCTGGTAACATTTCCCttattttccatgttttgtCTCTTATGATTTGCTCTCACAGATCTGAGATAGTGTTGCTTAGCCACTGAATGTTTGTTGGAATGCTTGTTCCATTCTAATgttttctgatttttttttcttttttgttattTGATCAGATTTTGTTGACCATCACATTAGAAAGTTATTCCCTTATTAGAAATGATATGAGTAGAAGCAGAATTGTCGGAATTTGACTTTTTAAACTCCTCTTGTTAGTTGGTGTAGGAGTTTCGAAGACATTCCAGTAATCATAAGCGATTACATTTCTGATCTCATTTTAAGAATGTGGATTTTTAATCTTCACTTTATACTAGCCTCCATTTGTGTCATAAAAGTTAGTTTCTGTTTCGATTTGCTGGGTATTGATACCGGGCAAAAGGTAagtatattaaaattataatttttgcaCTACTTGCTAGTGGAAGTGATCAGATGTATTAGTTGGAGCACAAAAAAGAGAGGCGTTGTTCATTACTTTGTGGTTAGAGTGACAGCAggcctatatttctccacttgAATCATTTCTTCCATTAAAACCAAAATAGTACTCTTGTAAAATATATATCATTACATCTTTGTACGATCCAAATAGTGATTGTAATTATACTTTTTATAGATATCAAATCGAAACTGTGCTTAAATgatgacgaataaaatatataaatctgTTCATAAGATCTTTCAGGTGGAAGTGCACATTTTGATTGTTCGATaacaaattagaaaaaatatactTTTGATAGATTAAAAATCTGTGCTGAACGAtgataaatgaaatttatttatttgtccaTGAGATCATTGAAGTGAACTTGCACATTTTGATTGTTCAAGGGTCCACTGGCATGGGATATCCAGTTCAAACGCATCGAGAATTGCAAAGAGCGTGGTCCAAAACTCATGGACTTCGACTTACGTTTGAAAAGAGTTTCAAGGACAAGAGTGGATATGGTGGGTAACATTACCTTCAAAGTCGATTATGGAGACAACATCAAGGTAGATAACTTACATCAATTTGTTTATTCCTATGCAAGATCATagctacaaaaaaatattattgaatgaatgagtTTGATGGTAGATTGTCTAATATCAAATGTAATGATAATGCTTGAAATTCCCTGAGAGAATCGAGAAATCGAAGAAACTTTGTGTGTTTGTATAGTtcatattcttcaaatttctcaCATTTATGAGACTGAAAAAATAATTCCCTCATTTTTCTGATGAATCCAATGAATGTATAAACAATGATGAATGGATATTATTTCTCAAATGTTCCCttctatttcaattatgaatacTTGTATTTCCCTTTTGATCGTGAATTCCTCTATATTATGTCTTTCTTCTTATATCTTCTCACAGATTATAAGCGACTTCAGTACTTGGGGAAATGGCGGATGGAAAAGTAATGCCTACCGCTTCACCATAAAGAAAGCTTGTACAGAATTTTCAGTGttcgaaaattttattgtgGCTATTCGGAAGGAATCTGGAATGCCATTAACAACGTGTCCTATACCAAAGGTATAAGAATATTCTAACATGAAACTTATCAAACTTGTAGAATAATACATTCTTATTATACGCTGGGAATAGACTAAACgagcaaataatattatttctaaacaaAGATTAATAAGAACCTGGTGTTAAAGCTAGTTTGGAAGCTCCAATGTCATGGGAACTAACATTGGATTCATACATTTTTGGAGACATTATTTAACATGCTTCTCATATGTCGAGCTGtttctatattatttgtattattcacCAGAATTCGTGCTCTAGCTCTATGCTCGTTTGGTCTAACCCCAATCTaacaaattaccaaaaatattcCATGAGCTTTGTATTTTCATGGGAAATCTCGTTTCCCCTGAAGTAACCATCAGAATTGACTTATTGAAGATTAATGTGAAATAACATGGATTATTGTGATATTTCCTAGAATTTCCCGTCATTTGGATGTTAGTCCACTTATTGGAAAAAtcttattttttcatattcatttactCTTATGAATACTTTACACTTGGGTACGATAGTTGATGCTCTATCTTCGGGGAGTAAGAAGACCTCCCCATACAAAATTGCTTCTCAGTAGCTCGGAACTCAGTTAGTCAAcacatctctcattatcatcatccCTCCAATAACCTGCACATTACAAATACGCATGTCTCAAGCCAATGTGGGCTTCAACCTTAGTAGAAAAGTCAAtgcataattttttataatctgaCTGACCAATTTCTCAGATTCCTTGTCTTGTTAAAGCATCAATATTTCAAGCTGAATATTCTGTGGAATATCAAGAGGGAATGAAATGTTTAGTTGAAGATACAATACATCTCTACTCATGCACTCAACATCAAAATGTCCTTTTCCAGGGAACTTACGAACTGGAAAACTTTGATACGCGAGTGATAAACAACATATCCATACCTTTCTACACAATTCCAACGCTGTGGAGGATGACCTTCTCACACTATGACAAGTCAGATAACAGGCTGCTTGATTGCAAGGTGTTCATCGTCGAAAGCAAAGTCAAACACTTGAAGAGACAACACGATCAGGATCACAAAAAAGTCGAAAAGACTTAAAAATTCGTACTAAACGAGTTCTGAAATTTGAAGATAAATTAGTAAAAGAAGAGAAATCCACAGTCATTTGAATTTGGTGATGGGAATTTATTCGCATATCTTTGTTTGCACTTTATTGATAAggtattttttattcatccattttttgaagatctcattcaatcaattcaatcataTTCGCTCATTTTGATTGATTGTTATTATTCTATATCACCTCATTTGTAGTACCGcgtttataaatataaaattctataaaatataacttaattctaacttctcatttttctcttaTGTCACTCTCATCTTACTCTCTGgatgaataaagaatagaaaGTTGATAGGTTCACCACTcctaataattcaaaattttattcaagaaCCCATTTTCATACATATGTttagtgaataatattttaacctAAAACTTGTAATCGTcagcaataattcaatttccaatGAGTAAGGAGAGAACGTTCAATATGTATCTGGACATAATAATAGTGCTCATCAAGAGATGGATTGAACCATATGAAATTCTTAGGACATAACGTTGACAACCTCACGATTCAATTTGAGtatttgttcaataatattattgtaatcaattatGATAGagtcaatgtacctagaatacaatgtattaaTGATACTTTGGATCCAGTGATGTAACAAGACTCCTGAAATGAAGCACCTATTCTGGAcaaacttttttcaattatcagccCTCTGTTTCATATCAAGTACATATCAACCCACATAATAAGACCTGCGATTTATATGCAAGAAAAACCAATCAACTGGAATCCAAATATTGATGCAGCGTTACGCAAATATAGTTGTGTTACGCAACTCTTACAGAAGCTTCTCTTGCAATAGGAAACCTATGGACCAATGGGGATAAATTTTGTGATAGTCTACAGCCACAAATATATCAACCCTCTTACAAGTAAGTATCATGTAACAAGACATTTGTGTGTAAGACACCTATATGTGACACACCATGTAGACACATCTATATGTGTGTTACAGGCAAGAATTATTCTCAGTACCATGATGCTGCTGGGTCCATTCACAGCTTACTGAATATTCAGCAGAAGGGGAGCCTCTATAAGGCAGTTTACAAGGGGTTTGCCCGACTCAGAACCCCACTCTCCACCTCCATGTCAGACGACAACCTAATACACACAGGATACGAGCCAACACCCTTACGACTCCTACGGTTTTATGGTCTCTGTCGGTCTGACCAGGGTGGAAAAGCCATATCTAAAAAGCCTGTCAGTGCTAACTCGTGTTCCCGCAacatgtttttcagtgttttgaaGTTGGAAAAAATGTGGTCTACAGTGAGAAACTGggaaaataattttctaaattgaCAGTGTCAGGAAACTagtgatgaaaattattcatattttttaaagtttgtttCAAGGCTATCTCACATCGATGTAGCGTAGCTTTAAATACGTCACCGAAAGACGTACGATACAGCAATGAAATCAGCTTTACTCCTACCGTAATTCTCGTATACAGAGAGGAATTTTGTTCAAATACAGGGAGAAATGAACATTGGAAGTTGAGTGTGAAAGTGTAGATTAGAATGTGTTAAGATAAAAAGAGGACCAGCTGATAGACCAGCCAAGGACCAGCTGAGGACCAGCTAAATAGAGACAgtcattcaatattatacatcccattttttgttattgtttCATGATGAAAGCTCATtgctcaaatcaaatcaaaataatttattatcattacaatgGATAAATTTGTATAACAGCCTCAATGTGAAATTGgaagtaaaattgaaatttaaagcttcaatgaaattgaaagtgAGCTTCGATTCTAgattttggatgtttagatataGGAAGTTTACTGTTGGGGAACATTGATGATGGGTTCACTGGCAGGCTTCACTGCGACAGTGATGTTCTTCGA
This genomic interval carries:
- the LOC120353352 gene encoding uncharacterized protein LOC120353352, with the translated sequence MWIFNLHFILASICVIKVSFCFDLLGIDTGQKGPLAWDIQFKRIENCKERGPKLMDFDLRLKRVSRTRVDMVGNITFKVDYGDNIKGPLAWDIQFKRIENCKERGPKLMDFDLRLKRVSRTRVDMVGNITFKVDYGDNIKIISDFSTWGNGGWKSNAYRFTIKKACTEFSVFENFIVAIRKESGMPLTTCPIPKGTYELENFDTRVINNISIPFYTIPTLWRMTFSHYDKSDNRLLDCKVFIVESKVKHLKRQHDQDHKKVEKT